A single genomic interval of Romboutsia ilealis harbors:
- a CDS encoding exonuclease domain-containing protein, with translation MVYLKKIYIDFEMNMASTRTKKDMIDADIIAIGAIKYDTDTGEIEKFKSLIQPITNLNIFTHIQELTNITQEDISNAPSYEEVMRNFKQWLGELYHIEGIYTFGNLDLMCFNNTDKKSSNKHNHPRFINNIKSLFVDIKDKYIHYGIRCINYVSLKNLLDCANVKFYGEAHDPLYDAYNLFILDKTLENSEETRNILTIKDIIRPPFTIINENLECTFEEYKINLYKNNSDEVHKAISIEVLKTIRIYIESIKHIDIYNIDILRDINRKLEVINNLKDIKVGYFFLLENLYFDMKDLFDDLMLYKVTPIEYKEEIETIMTLFNEELLYEGIDFGYVLEESC, from the coding sequence GTGGTTTATTTGAAGAAAATATATATAGATTTTGAAATGAACATGGCAAGTACAAGAACAAAAAAAGATATGATAGATGCGGATATAATTGCTATAGGAGCAATAAAGTATGATACAGATACTGGTGAAATTGAAAAATTTAAATCCTTAATACAACCAATAACTAATTTAAATATATTTACACATATACAAGAGCTTACAAATATAACCCAAGAGGATATATCAAATGCTCCTTCTTATGAAGAGGTTATGAGAAATTTTAAACAATGGTTAGGAGAGCTTTATCATATAGAAGGAATTTATACATTTGGGAACTTAGATTTAATGTGTTTTAATAATACAGATAAGAAAAGTTCAAATAAACATAATCATCCTAGATTTATAAATAATATAAAAAGCTTGTTTGTAGATATAAAAGATAAATATATACATTATGGAATAAGATGCATAAACTATGTATCGCTTAAAAATTTATTAGATTGTGCTAATGTTAAATTTTATGGAGAAGCACATGATCCTTTATATGATGCATATAACTTATTTATATTAGATAAGACACTAGAAAATAGTGAAGAAACGAGAAATATATTAACAATAAAGGATATTATAAGGCCACCATTTACAATTATAAATGAAAATTTAGAATGTACATTTGAAGAGTATAAGATAAATTTATACAAAAATAATAGTGATGAAGTACATAAGGCTATATCTATAGAAGTATTAAAAACTATTCGTATATATATAGAATCTATAAAACATATTGATATATATAATATAGATATATTAAGAGATATAAATAGAAAATTAGAAGTTATTAATAATCTAAAAGATATAAAAGTAGGATATTTTTTCTTACTAGAAAATCTTTATTTTGATATGAAAGATTTATTTGATGATTTGATGTTATACAAGGTTACACCTATAGAATATAAGGAAGAAATTGAAACTATAATGACATTATTTAATGAAGAGTTACTATATGAAGGTATAGATTTTGGATATGTTTTAGAAGAAAGCTGTTGA
- a CDS encoding recombinase family protein, with amino-acid sequence MKKNVVLLRVSTDMQDFDAQKNGIDRYVKENNIVVHKTIEEKGVSGYKTKLEDREGLQELIQMALNDELNSIIVFNQDRLGRRLEILSFMTIMNEQNVKVYSVTEGILNEDNDTSELIQAIKFWTANYESKKTSLRVKNGKRATIEKNAYSGGVANFGYKVVDRKLVIDEEESEVVKFIYENYIDYGCKRTLELLEEKNILKRGEKWTKPKVFSILKNNIYRGKKQYQDELLDFPELQIISDAMFQKAQERAKSRNTRGTRRYTNRTDILFEGLLFHKCEDGLERKLNIDYVNTTAGRVHTYRCKHCKEIRAQITKNFNSAKIEPILIENIKSVMNSISIKELEQKYNEEITKSTRTIAKNIDIINKLIDKKKKAIDSAMKEIEKIFMGESNIDINIPSNMIKKIEGEIKELEEQLKVHQKELQDLGNTTSNAMYLLDRYKNFEYLFDNSTNEERKVILQDLVNKIVINKDEINIQLNIY; translated from the coding sequence GTGAAAAAGAATGTAGTACTACTTAGAGTATCGACCGATATGCAAGACTTTGATGCCCAAAAAAATGGTATAGATAGATATGTCAAAGAAAATAATATAGTAGTTCATAAAACCATTGAAGAAAAAGGTGTATCTGGATATAAAACAAAATTAGAGGATAGAGAAGGATTACAAGAATTAATACAAATGGCTTTAAATGATGAACTAAATAGCATAATAGTATTTAATCAAGATAGATTAGGTAGAAGGTTAGAAATACTTTCATTTATGACTATTATGAATGAACAAAATGTAAAAGTTTATTCAGTTACAGAAGGTATTCTAAATGAAGATAATGATACATCAGAATTAATTCAAGCGATTAAATTTTGGACAGCAAATTATGAAAGTAAAAAAACTAGTCTAAGAGTTAAAAATGGCAAAAGAGCAACTATAGAGAAAAATGCTTATAGTGGTGGAGTAGCAAACTTTGGATATAAAGTAGTTGATAGAAAACTTGTAATAGATGAAGAAGAAAGTGAAGTAGTTAAGTTTATATATGAAAACTATATTGACTATGGATGTAAAAGAACACTTGAATTACTAGAAGAGAAAAATATATTAAAACGTGGTGAAAAATGGACTAAACCTAAAGTGTTTAGTATATTGAAAAATAATATATATAGAGGTAAAAAACAATATCAAGATGAATTATTAGATTTTCCAGAACTTCAAATAATAAGTGATGCAATGTTTCAAAAGGCACAAGAACGTGCAAAAAGCAGAAATACAAGAGGTACAAGAAGGTATACAAATAGAACCGATATATTATTTGAAGGTTTATTATTCCATAAATGTGAAGATGGCTTAGAGAGAAAGTTAAATATAGATTATGTAAATACTACTGCTGGTAGAGTTCATACTTATAGATGCAAACATTGTAAAGAAATAAGGGCACAAATAACTAAGAATTTTAATAGTGCTAAAATAGAGCCAATATTAATTGAAAATATAAAATCAGTAATGAATAGTATTTCAATTAAAGAATTAGAGCAAAAATACAATGAAGAAATAACGAAGAGCACAAGAACAATAGCAAAAAATATAGATATAATTAATAAACTTATTGATAAAAAGAAAAAAGCAATTGATAGTGCTATGAAGGAGATAGAAAAAATATTTATGGGTGAAAGTAACATAGATATAAATATACCCAGCAATATGATAAAGAAAATTGAAGGCGAAATTAAAGAGCTAGAAGAACAATTAAAAGTTCACCAGAAAGAGTTGCAGGATTTAGGAAATACAACATCAAATGCTATGTATCTGTTAGATAGATATAAAAATTTTGAATATCTATTTGATAATTCAACAAATGAAGAAAGAAAAGTTATATTACAAGATTTAGTTAATAAAATAGTGATTAATAAAGATGAAATTAATATACAACTGAATATATACTAA
- the ftsE gene encoding cell division ATP-binding protein FtsE: protein MIKFTNVEKIYSDRNKSLHDINLGISQGEFIFLVGHSGAGKSTILKILTREEKVSSGRISVLGQDLSKIKHRKIHSYRRNLGIIFQDFRILREKTVYENVEIAMRAVGAKSKDIKPRVMEVLSKVKIADKYNKYPDELSGGELQRVAIARAIVNRPSIIIADECTGNLDRENSIGILNILNDINKEGVTVIMATHDNELINLFPKRVIQLENGKIIKDTKREMYEVIV, encoded by the coding sequence TTGATTAAATTTACTAACGTAGAAAAAATATATTCTGATAGAAACAAATCACTTCACGATATAAATTTAGGTATAAGTCAAGGAGAATTTATATTTTTAGTTGGACATTCTGGTGCGGGAAAATCCACAATATTAAAAATTTTAACAAGAGAAGAAAAAGTTTCATCAGGAAGGATATCAGTATTAGGACAAGATTTAAGTAAGATTAAACATAGAAAAATTCATAGTTATAGACGGAATTTAGGAATAATATTTCAAGATTTTAGAATCTTAAGAGAAAAAACTGTATATGAAAATGTTGAGATTGCAATGAGAGCTGTTGGAGCTAAGTCAAAAGATATAAAACCACGTGTAATGGAAGTCTTATCTAAGGTGAAAATAGCAGATAAATACAATAAATACCCAGATGAATTATCTGGTGGAGAATTACAAAGGGTAGCTATAGCAAGAGCTATAGTAAATAGACCGTCTATAATCATAGCAGACGAATGTACTGGAAACTTAGATAGAGAAAATTCTATAGGGATATTAAATATATTAAATGATATAAATAAAGAGGGTGTTACTGTTATAATGGCAACACATGATAATGAACTTATAAATTTATTCCCTAAAAGAGTTATACAGTTAGAAAATGGAAAAATAATAAAAGACACAAAGAGGGAAATGTATGAAGTTATTGTCTAA
- a CDS encoding MORN repeat-containing protein, translated as MDEMKAYFFTIFKVFILLSSIFIIFTVIKYSRYKRKNNNLGMRGSSTILKRGENENKNKSYEVVDKYLTNEKVYKYDNGDLYKGEFINGKRQGFGICIFSNKERYEGIWKNDLMHSIGKYTYNNGCTYSGDFKNGVVEGIGTYTYKNNDIYKGHFINNKKEGKGVLYYKDGSKYIGMWKDNLKSGDGKLIKANGDKYIGEFFNDKINGKGEYIYSNGDKYIGEFKDNVFHGHGCYINANGDTYEGEYRYGLKKGYGILKSIGTTVYEGEFKDDLFEGRGRFIYKNEGKYEGDFKNGKRHGIGTYVCSLYKYIGEWKNDKKGKIGTYYLNSKVVIDTVIEGNILNGVYKANDEEKYINNIDLNSIEERELLENIEKYLNDNINHHNHFKNI; from the coding sequence ATGGACGAGATGAAGGCGTATTTTTTTACTATATTTAAAGTGTTTATATTATTATCTTCTATATTTATAATATTTACAGTTATAAAGTACTCAAGATATAAAAGGAAAAATAACAATTTAGGTATGAGAGGAAGTAGCACAATACTTAAAAGGGGTGAAAATGAAAATAAAAATAAATCATATGAAGTAGTAGATAAATATTTGACTAATGAGAAAGTTTATAAATATGATAATGGAGATTTGTATAAAGGCGAATTTATAAATGGTAAAAGACAAGGTTTTGGTATCTGCATATTTTCAAATAAAGAAAGATACGAAGGTATATGGAAAAATGATTTAATGCACAGTATAGGTAAATATACTTATAATAATGGATGTACATATAGTGGAGATTTTAAAAACGGAGTAGTTGAAGGGATAGGCACTTATACATATAAAAATAATGATATATATAAAGGCCACTTTATTAACAATAAAAAAGAAGGTAAGGGAGTATTATATTATAAAGATGGAAGCAAGTATATAGGTATGTGGAAAGATAATTTAAAATCTGGAGATGGTAAATTAATAAAAGCTAATGGAGATAAATATATAGGTGAATTTTTTAATGATAAAATTAACGGAAAGGGTGAATATATTTATTCAAATGGAGATAAATATATAGGTGAATTTAAAGACAATGTATTTCATGGGCATGGGTGCTATATAAATGCTAATGGTGATACATATGAAGGTGAATATAGGTATGGATTAAAAAAAGGATATGGAATATTAAAGTCTATAGGAACAACTGTATATGAAGGTGAGTTTAAAGATGATTTATTTGAAGGTAGAGGAAGGTTTATATATAAAAATGAAGGAAAATATGAGGGGGATTTTAAAAATGGTAAGCGACATGGCATAGGTACATATGTATGTAGTCTATATAAATATATTGGCGAATGGAAAAATGATAAAAAAGGAAAAATAGGAACTTATTATTTAAATTCTAAAGTAGTAATTGATACAGTAATTGAAGGAAATATACTAAATGGTGTATATAAAGCTAATGATGAAGAAAAGTACATAAATAATATAGATTTAAATAGTATAGAAGAAAGGGAGTTATTAGAAAATATTGAAAAGTATTTAAATGACAATATTAATCACCATAATCACTTTAAAAATATATAA
- a CDS encoding RNA dependent RNA polymerase → MEILRLKSDAIRINKTREISKDVFLDKYKGIDKIELDESLFTLALAQCEGVKPEEILFTDAIIKVEFEDDKDIIDRIIEINNSKYCFYMATASDLKKSSAIFIKEQYYPFGQWLKEQATGGVEHILKEKDKVTIMKETAYQGFIFSGAQKTNIIPKVVIIEEPKYIYRGLHTVLEGVETAETIDDINLVEKEIETTLSAFDGQGIMSKSLADRIAKDLNIDYDLTWITFRLYAGTGGKGVATTVDIQQELIRVNKVYGNTEHLKMVDGELMIRDIWNRYHKVSDVDMILNQSQCKLVKHFDAEYLDNVFNQVDDIFKCLYVCKYNPKKLRSDRTRLNYQFLQALNLSYEELMEITKHDREHLDASLTDIDSLLITTNLTDIIDEDDDEDKETKNKFNLMLELVKYDSSLLKDWSVQKEIQKLLKSRINKVSYGKVTLNDSAYRLIIQDVQVYMNFIATRDMNTARNESCLQAGEYYSVGRPDGQKTVMGRNPLSSSQELVKFENKKNSYIDSLGYNSDDILVMNTYDATASRMSGADFDGDIACCIVDDIIYNAVIELDTPLFFNEDDGKTYPIKYTPENIKRMTKECSGNFIGALALANAGVMNLTNEYPYMLQDGTLLSNYDFFSKVKNDFKLNTNEEINQKMQELIYSGAVVNTMTTTLYTLEQKKEFIKSRHKELRKMQYLILYAQQVAIDTSKTGIEIPENIQKILKEFSEKPYFFKYARSAEKGLTIRNSVIDRYAYGCASHYYTQSFNLMKDVCFTVEDEVKQSKKNVFLKMFKDASVGANENNVAVIVNELNDIFNKYKAIRQGLRNADKETNYYRETHEDNNYKTATRCNELYNKCMNNIDGYALEDLYKAITIVKLRNDYVLNFFAPAIVDVVKANNPKVRTFYKGSHPDKEGAVIIKIGNKTYTRTFEFIDGEKLDNSVKYLRLKEVQKEQEKNSNTLVLRFKADTINLNDCKGCTAIRNKDGYSYTLYLEDAVVVEKAYFYKNGVAVTKAEKIDLIDIKFKRALKKNDEYVCKSA, encoded by the coding sequence TTAATAATTCAAAATATTGCTTTTATATGGCTACAGCAAGCGACCTTAAGAAATCAAGTGCAATATTTATAAAGGAACAATATTATCCGTTCGGTCAATGGTTAAAAGAGCAAGCAACAGGTGGAGTTGAGCATATACTAAAAGAAAAAGATAAAGTAACTATAATGAAGGAAACAGCATATCAAGGATTTATATTTTCTGGAGCACAGAAAACAAATATAATTCCAAAGGTTGTAATAATAGAAGAGCCAAAATATATTTATAGAGGATTACACACAGTTTTAGAAGGTGTAGAAACAGCTGAAACAATAGATGATATAAACCTAGTAGAAAAAGAAATAGAAACTACCTTAAGTGCATTTGATGGACAAGGTATAATGTCTAAAAGTTTAGCTGATAGAATAGCTAAAGATTTAAATATAGATTATGATTTAACTTGGATAACATTTAGACTTTATGCTGGAACAGGTGGAAAGGGAGTTGCTACTACAGTAGATATACAACAAGAGTTAATAAGAGTTAATAAGGTATATGGAAATACAGAACATTTAAAAATGGTTGATGGTGAACTAATGATACGTGATATATGGAATAGATACCACAAAGTTTCAGATGTGGATATGATATTAAATCAATCACAATGTAAATTAGTAAAACACTTTGATGCTGAATATTTAGACAATGTATTTAATCAAGTTGATGATATATTTAAATGTTTATATGTATGTAAATATAATCCTAAAAAGCTAAGAAGTGATAGAACAAGATTAAACTATCAATTCTTACAGGCTTTAAACTTATCATATGAAGAGTTAATGGAGATAACAAAACACGATAGAGAACATTTAGATGCATCTTTAACTGATATAGATAGTTTACTAATAACTACAAATTTAACAGATATAATAGATGAAGATGATGATGAAGATAAGGAAACTAAAAATAAATTCAATCTAATGTTAGAATTAGTGAAATATGATAGTTCTTTATTAAAAGATTGGTCAGTACAAAAGGAAATTCAAAAATTACTAAAGAGCAGAATAAACAAAGTTAGTTATGGGAAAGTAACATTAAATGATAGTGCTTATAGATTAATAATACAAGATGTTCAAGTATATATGAACTTTATAGCCACTAGAGATATGAACACAGCTAGAAATGAAAGTTGTTTACAAGCTGGAGAATATTATTCAGTAGGTAGACCAGATGGACAAAAAACTGTAATGGGTAGAAATCCACTTTCGAGTTCACAGGAGCTTGTGAAGTTTGAGAATAAAAAGAATAGTTATATAGATAGTTTAGGATATAATTCTGATGATATATTAGTAATGAACACTTATGATGCTACAGCCAGCAGGATGTCTGGAGCAGATTTTGATGGGGATATAGCTTGTTGTATAGTTGATGATATTATATACAATGCTGTAATAGAATTAGATACACCATTATTCTTTAATGAAGATGATGGAAAAACATATCCAATAAAATACACACCAGAGAATATAAAAAGAATGACTAAAGAATGTTCTGGGAACTTTATAGGAGCTTTAGCATTAGCTAATGCTGGAGTTATGAACCTAACAAATGAATATCCATATATGCTACAGGATGGAACTTTATTATCTAACTATGATTTCTTTAGTAAAGTTAAAAATGATTTTAAATTAAATACTAATGAAGAAATAAACCAAAAGATGCAGGAATTGATATATTCTGGAGCTGTAGTAAACACTATGACAACTACTTTATATACACTAGAACAAAAGAAGGAATTTATAAAAAGCAGACATAAAGAATTAAGAAAAATGCAATATTTAATTTTATATGCACAGCAGGTAGCTATTGACACTAGTAAGACAGGTATAGAGATACCAGAAAATATACAAAAGATATTAAAAGAGTTTTCAGAAAAACCGTATTTCTTTAAATATGCCAGAAGTGCAGAAAAAGGATTAACAATAAGAAATAGTGTAATAGACAGATATGCATATGGATGTGCAAGTCATTACTATACACAAAGTTTCAACTTAATGAAGGATGTATGTTTTACGGTAGAAGATGAAGTAAAACAATCTAAAAAGAATGTATTTTTAAAGATGTTTAAAGATGCAAGTGTAGGAGCTAATGAAAATAATGTAGCTGTAATAGTTAATGAACTAAATGATATATTTAATAAGTATAAAGCTATTAGGCAAGGTTTAAGAAATGCTGATAAAGAAACAAATTATTATAGAGAAACACATGAAGATAATAATTATAAGACCGCAACTAGATGTAATGAATTATATAACAAATGCATGAATAATATAGATGGGTATGCTTTAGAAGATTTATATAAAGCTATAACTATAGTAAAACTTAGAAATGATTATGTGTTAAACTTTTTTGCACCAGCTATAGTAGATGTAGTTAAAGCTAATAATCCTAAAGTTAGAACTTTTTATAAAGGTTCACATCCAGATAAAGAAGGAGCTGTAATAATAAAGATAGGAAATAAGACTTATACAAGAACATTTGAATTTATAGATGGTGAAAAATTAGATAATAGTGTCAAATACTTAAGGCTAAAGGAAGTGCAAAAAGAACAAGAAAAAAATAGTAATACATTAGTATTAAGATTTAAAGCCGACACAATTAATTTAAATGATTGTAAAGGATGTACAGCAATCAGAAATAAAGATGGTTATAGTTATACATTATATTTAGAAGATGCTGTAGTAGTAGAAAAAGCATATTTTTATAAAAATGGTGTAGCTGTGACTAAGGCTGAAAAAATAGATTTAATAGATATAAAGTTTAAAAGAGCTTTAAAGAAAAATGATGAATATGTATGTAAAAGTGCATAA
- the ftsX gene encoding permease-like cell division protein FtsX: MKLLSNFLYSVKQGIKGVFKNKTMSFISIISVSASLIILGIITSIVLNANQFITMAEYEINEIRVSIKDNLDKSSIDNIKYDLNNIKGIKSVEFKDKETMLNDMKSSWGSDSYLLEGLENPLDDCYIVTLENSQDIKAISSEISTINNIKNVEYHQDIVDNFIKISDSIKNFGSVLIIFLILICLVIISNTIKTRVYSKKEEIEVIKYVGGSDNFIRMPFIVEGFTIGIIGSTIALVICIYMYKYIIENINKTIGFISNNMMISVSNIAIFLTTTLFITGITIGVVGSVISVKRHLKV; the protein is encoded by the coding sequence ATGAAGTTATTGTCTAATTTTTTATATAGCGTAAAGCAAGGTATAAAAGGAGTTTTTAAAAATAAAACGATGAGTTTTATATCTATAATTTCTGTTAGTGCATCTTTAATAATATTAGGAATAATAACTAGTATTGTACTAAATGCAAATCAATTTATAACGATGGCAGAATATGAAATAAATGAAATAAGAGTATCTATTAAAGATAACTTAGATAAATCTAGCATTGATAATATTAAGTATGATTTAAATAATATAAAAGGAATAAAAAGTGTAGAGTTTAAAGATAAAGAAACTATGCTAAATGATATGAAAAGTAGTTGGGGTAGTGATTCATATTTATTAGAAGGGTTAGAAAATCCTTTAGATGATTGTTATATAGTTACCCTAGAAAATTCACAAGATATAAAAGCAATATCAAGTGAAATATCTACCATAAATAATATTAAAAATGTGGAATATCATCAAGATATAGTAGATAATTTTATAAAAATATCAGATTCTATTAAAAACTTTGGTAGTGTACTTATTATATTTTTAATATTAATCTGCTTAGTTATAATATCAAATACAATAAAGACTAGAGTATATAGCAAGAAAGAAGAAATTGAAGTAATTAAGTATGTAGGTGGAAGTGATAATTTTATAAGAATGCCATTTATAGTTGAAGGTTTCACTATAGGAATAATAGGATCAACTATAGCTTTAGTTATATGCATATATATGTATAAATACATAATAGAGAATATTAATAAGACCATTGGTTTTATAAGTAATAATATGATGATTTCAGTTTCAAATATAGCAATATTTTTAACTACTACTTTATTTATAACAGGAATTACTATCGGAGTTGTAGGTAGTGTTATATCAGTAAAAAGACATTTGAAAGTATAA
- a CDS encoding tRNA 2-thiocytidine biosynthesis TtcA family protein, with product MSDLAGKGCEIIVPFDERQPLKDIERSIIKKYRKHLWSKFIKAIRDYNLVEEGDKIAVAISGGKDSLLMAKMFQELKRHGQVNFEVEFIAMDPGYHKDIKQLLIDNCEYLDIPIHLFDSRIFEIADEIAKDYPCYMCARMRRGALYSKAEELGCNKLALGHHYDDVIETTMLNLLCAGNFKTMLPKLNSTNFDGIQIIRPLYYIREEHIVRFIQNSGIWPLNCACMVAAKKTGNKRYEIKDLIKSLGENFKDVEKSIFKAAENVNIDSVLGWQQDGVKHSFLENYEK from the coding sequence ATGAGCGATTTAGCAGGAAAAGGCTGTGAGATTATAGTTCCTTTTGACGAAAGACAGCCATTAAAGGATATAGAAAGAAGTATAATAAAAAAATATAGAAAACATTTATGGTCGAAATTTATAAAAGCTATAAGAGATTATAACTTAGTAGAAGAAGGAGATAAAATAGCAGTTGCAATATCTGGTGGAAAAGATAGTTTACTTATGGCTAAAATGTTCCAAGAGTTAAAAAGACATGGGCAAGTTAACTTTGAAGTTGAATTTATAGCTATGGATCCAGGATATCATAAAGATATAAAACAACTACTTATAGATAACTGTGAATACTTAGATATTCCAATACATCTATTTGATTCTAGAATTTTTGAAATAGCAGATGAAATAGCTAAAGATTATCCTTGCTATATGTGTGCTAGAATGAGAAGAGGGGCACTATATTCAAAAGCAGAAGAGTTAGGATGTAATAAACTTGCACTTGGGCACCACTATGATGATGTTATAGAAACTACTATGTTAAACTTACTATGTGCAGGAAACTTTAAAACAATGCTACCAAAATTAAATTCAACAAATTTTGATGGAATACAAATAATAAGACCACTTTATTATATAAGAGAAGAACATATAGTTAGATTTATACAAAATAGTGGAATATGGCCATTAAACTGTGCATGTATGGTTGCAGCGAAGAAGACTGGAAATAAAAGATATGAAATAAAAGATCTTATTAAAAGTTTAGGTGAAAACTTTAAGGATGTTGAGAAATCTATATTTAAGGCAGCTGAAAATGTTAATATAGATTCTGTATTAGGTTGGCAACAAGATGGAGTTAAACATTCATTCTTAGAAAATTATGAAAAATAA
- a CDS encoding S8 family peptidase, producing MKIENIDLDVKLMPFTINKEFRGIGTKSVYGVEMIKAKSLWQESDKGAGVKIAVIDSGCDINHESLKNNIIGVRNFTDEDKKNPNIVIDRVGHGTHVIGTICANGSNIIGVAPDAQIYVLKAINRTGTGKLSWVINAIKYAIEQKVDIISMSLGLSENSPKLEKVIKEAVNSNILVVCAAGNEGDGNADSFEYSYPAAYVDVISVGAVDKKGVPAKFSNSNTSIDVVAPGVDILSTYPNNQFAVMSGTSMATPHVTGSLALLKNWSKNEFKRNLTQEELYAQLIKHTRVLDYSRTVQGNGLVYLKDEKNIKKIKY from the coding sequence ATGAAAATAGAAAATATAGATTTAGATGTAAAGCTAATGCCTTTTACAATAAACAAAGAGTTTAGAGGTATAGGAACAAAATCTGTTTATGGCGTAGAAATGATAAAAGCAAAAAGTCTATGGCAAGAGTCAGATAAAGGTGCTGGAGTTAAAATTGCAGTGATAGATTCTGGATGTGATATAAATCATGAAAGCCTAAAAAATAATATAATAGGTGTAAGAAATTTTACAGATGAAGATAAAAAAAATCCTAATATAGTGATTGATAGAGTTGGACATGGAACCCATGTAATAGGTACTATATGTGCAAATGGAAGCAATATAATAGGTGTGGCTCCGGATGCGCAAATTTATGTTTTAAAGGCGATAAATAGAACAGGAACAGGAAAGTTAAGTTGGGTAATAAATGCTATAAAATATGCGATAGAACAAAAGGTAGATATAATATCTATGTCACTTGGATTATCAGAAAATAGTCCTAAATTAGAAAAAGTAATAAAAGAAGCTGTTAACAGCAATATATTAGTGGTATGTGCAGCAGGTAATGAAGGTGATGGAAATGCTGATAGTTTTGAATACTCATATCCAGCAGCTTATGTAGACGTAATATCTGTTGGTGCTGTTGATAAGAAAGGTGTACCTGCTAAATTTTCTAATTCTAATACATCTATAGATGTAGTTGCACCTGGAGTTGATATACTTTCGACATATCCTAATAATCAGTTTGCTGTTATGAGTGGAACTAGTATGGCAACTCCTCACGTGACAGGAAGTTTAGCTTTATTAAAAAATTGGTCTAAAAATGAGTTTAAAAGAAATTTAACACAAGAAGAATTGTATGCACAATTAATAAAACATACAAGGGTATTAGATTATTCCAGAACTGTGCAGGGAAATGGATTGGTATATTTAAAAGACGAAAAAAATATAAAAAAAATTAAATATTAA
- a CDS encoding spore coat protein CotJB — protein MRQESRSELMARVQELCFACLDLNLYLDNNPDDSNAVSMYNKLSKQFEQARCAYESKYGPLTNFGYVQSRCPWQWVDQPWPWDREFND, from the coding sequence ATGAGACAGGAGTCTAGAAGTGAACTTATGGCAAGAGTACAAGAATTATGCTTTGCATGCTTAGATTTAAATCTATATTTAGATAATAATCCAGACGATAGCAATGCTGTAAGCATGTATAATAAATTAAGTAAACAATTTGAACAAGCTAGATGTGCTTATGAAAGTAAATATGGACCTTTAACTAATTTTGGCTATGTTCAAAGTAGATGTCCTTGGCAATGGGTAGACCAACCATGGCCATGGGATAGAGAATTTAATGATTAG
- a CDS encoding spore coat associated protein CotJA, protein MESKKRGVSQNCGCDLARPYVNDQTFTKMYNLSTALKYGTLFPELNLLDSVMYNKDLYSTPKKRSGGKR, encoded by the coding sequence ATGGAGTCTAAAAAAAGAGGTGTATCTCAAAACTGTGGTTGTGATTTAGCTAGACCTTATGTAAATGATCAAACATTTACAAAAATGTATAACCTTTCTACAGCATTAAAATACGGAACATTATTTCCTGAATTAAATCTGTTAGATTCTGTAATGTATAATAAAGATTTATATTCTACACCTAAAAAAAGATCTGGGGGTAAAAGATAA